Proteins encoded by one window of Triplophysa rosa linkage group LG19, Trosa_1v2, whole genome shotgun sequence:
- the LOC130570057 gene encoding CD59 glycoprotein-like, with protein MDLRITIVLLSVFITGGHCIRCYACESRGSDVCEERIISCSDRDSCASTRETKYRSTKVSVLGKGCLEKEHCISGTLRQETGFVSLQCCNTDLCNGADGLYKGSFLLLLSPLFFYSLCH; from the exons ATGGATCTGCGCATCACCATTGTCCTTCTCTCTGTTTTCATCACTGGAG GACACTGTATCAGATGTTATGCGTGCGAGTCTCGTGGCTCTGATGTTTGTGAAGAAAGAATAATATCATGTTCTGATCGAGATTCATGTGCAAGTACAAGAGAGACAAAGTACC gtTCTACCAAAGTGTCTGTCCTAGGTAAAGGATGTTTAGAGAAAGAACATTGTATATCTGGCACTCTACGGCAAGAGACTGGGTTCGTTTCTTTACAGTGCTGTAATACGGACCTATGCAATGGTGCAG ATGGACTCTATAAGGGCAGTTTTCTCCTCCTGCTGTCTCCGCTGTTCTTCTACTCTCTGTGTCACTGA
- the LOC130569887 gene encoding LOW QUALITY PROTEIN: prostate stem cell antigen-like (The sequence of the model RefSeq protein was modified relative to this genomic sequence to represent the inferred CDS: substituted 1 base at 1 genomic stop codon): MDLRITIALLFILISGGHSLKCYVCPPDPKGVCDAKEETCAAXFSKCLTATLTTSQGSFTTKSCSMPDDKCVTASAETEAGKVSARCCDTDLCNGADGGYKGSFLLLLCPLFFYSLCH; the protein is encoded by the exons ATGGATCTGCGCATCACCATCGCACTTCTCTTCATACTCATCTCTGGAG GACACTCTCTCAAGTGTTACGTGTGCCCACCTGATCCGAAAGGTGTTTGTGATGCAAAAGAGGAGACATGTGCTGCttgattttcaaaatgtttaactGCAACATTGACAACTTCTCAAG GTTCGTTTACAACGAAATCGTGTTCAATGCCGGATGATAAGTGTGTAACTGCAAGCGCAGAAACTGAAGCTGGGAAAGTTTCTGCCCGGTGCTGTGATACAGACCTTTGCAATGGCGCAG ATGGAGGCTATAAGGGCAGTTTTCTCCTCCTGCTGTGTCCACTGTTCTTCTACTCTCTGTGTCACTGA